The following nucleotide sequence is from Nothobranchius furzeri strain GRZ-AD chromosome 6, NfurGRZ-RIMD1, whole genome shotgun sequence.
AGTAACAAGCTGAAATGAAATGATAGTCATGCAGTTGTTTTTAAAATGTCCTGAATAGAAGGACAAAGTCAACCATTAGATAATTACTCCAGGGAAGTAAAGATATTCCACATTTCTAAAGTAAAGTAACTAAGTATTTTTTGTTACATGACAGCTTTCTTTTTGTTACTTGACacctttgctgtgtgtgtgtgtggagtcgtTACGTGTGAAATCAGGTATCTCTCAAATGAAAGCACAAATACGTTCTGATTACATTTATTCTgatgaatatgatgatgatgtctAATTTGAcctcagaaaaaaataataaacacaactGGGTCTAAAGTGAGTGCAAGCCTTTGGGTGGAACTAATGTTCTATATTTTCACCTATTTCTTAGATGAAATAATTTTCATCTTTTAAAGCTTTCCACACAAGAATGTCAGATTTGTTTAAAATGTTTGATTTCCTGTTCAGAAGTGAGCTTTACATAAAGACAAAAACTAGCACATATATTGTTCAGATTATTTATTCATCAATATTCACCAGGTACAATAAGAAAAGACAAAGTCATTAAGATGTGATAGAAACATTAATAATTAACAAATAGAACCACGTGTCATTGGTTCACCAACACGTCCATTGGTCCATGATCCAGGCTGGAGCTCTAGGACCTGCTGGATGTCTCTGGTTGGCTGTCTTCTGCCTGTGAACCCACACTCTGCTGTGTTTCCTCCTCCGAGCTCCTCTTGATAGGCAGCTCTCGCTCAGCCTGTTCAacacttggaactttggctgcctGGATGTGGAGCTTTCCATCTGGAGAAAGGGAGCAGCTGACAGCTTCATGGTTCACCCCTTCAGGCAGATCAAACTCCTGTCTGAACTCCTGGAGTCTGTAAGAGTAGGAGCCTTTCCCGTCCTCTTGCTTCTTCTCTGTCCTTCCACGGACTCTCAGCTTCCTGCCCACCTGCTGAACTGAAAGCTCCTCTGGAGAAAAGCCTTGAGTGTCCAGTGTCAGGCCAAAGTCTTGTCCCTCTTTGTCCAGCTGGTAGGAGACTGGTTTGTGGACCAGTGTGCTCCTGAAAGGCTTTGTGTCCTCCAGGATCTGGTGTTGAAATCTGTCCATCAGCTCCAGGCTGTTGCGCATCTCCTGTAGGGTTCTCTGGAGGACATCCTGCTGGTTGAACAAAGGTCTGACCTCTGGCCACAGACTGCGAACAGGCCAGTAGAAGTCCATCATTGGCCTGAGTGCAGATCTCAATGCATTAGAAACCATCATGGTTGCTTAGTCTTCTGGTGAGAATAATCCTTGTTCAGCTCTTGGTTCTCTTCTGTTTAACTTTCTGTCTCAGCAGTGGGATTGTGTCAGCTTTATATTCTAACAGGGGGAGGTCCAGAGTCTTCAGGAAGGTTCTGGCCATTACTAGACATGTCCAGCAAGTGGCGCTGTTTCACAATAGTTCATGACGTTTCTAACCATTCTATTTACAAACGTTTGTTTTTCTTCCAGATGTTTTCTGCTGCGTGCTATTTCAAAACAATATGCAATGCCCCAAATCAAaccagctccagaatcaggtcaGCTTACTTAAGTAAATGCAGTTAGTTACAAAATTACATTTCTTTTATCTCAAGACAAACAGAAAGTAAGTCTGGAACAACAAATCGATCCTCATAAAAGGCCACCATCTAAAAGTTTTTATAAAAAATGTGCCTCTGttcaaacacacctgattttaactgATTAAACATTAACAGCCTTCTGTAATCTTTTGTACAGGTAAggcaaccactgaatcaggtgtctTGAATCAGGGAAGCAACTTCTCTGTGGCCTTCAAGGACTTGGACTGGACACCAGATCAatttcttcattttatttttaaaacttcAATGCAGTATTACATCCGAAGTCAAGAATGATAAATCCTAGCAGTTAAATGCCACACAAGCAGATGGTAAATTTGTGTTATCCCAAATGTCCACTTTGTGGCGTTGTGGTCCCAACAATTGACTTTTCCAGATTATACCGGATCCTTCTGGAACTCTTGCATTTGCATGACTTTAACATGCTCAAACCTAATATGAGACACAGAAATGATTTAGCTGCTTACTCTTTTAATGTCTTACAACCTTAATGTTGTTCATTCTTCTTTATTTCGTTTACATGTGAATCGTGAAGTAGCTCAACAGGAAGGAGTCAAACCATAACACCAGTGTAATAGTAGACCATTTCAGAGTTCCTGGCTTCTTCTTCTCAGTTTCCTGCTGACTGTTTAATGGTCCTCCAGTGGTTGTCAGATGGACGTATCTGCTACACATGCATTACTTCAAAGCCAGTGTCTGTTGCAAGATCAATAATTAAGGCTAGACATGTATGCAATGTAATATTGAGGAGAGTGGAGCGCTTCTCTGGTGGTTTTCAGCCTTGCAGCCCTCTTAGAAAGATGACATGGGGTAGTTTcttcagaatagaatagaatagaaaaattATGGAAAATGTTTTAATTGCACAGATTATTAATTAACATTATTCAAAGAAACAAGACTTTATAACCACGGTTTTGTAATTGataaatttatttaaattatataaAGATATTATTTACTTAGGATTATATTGTACATGTATGTAGCATCTGAAGAAGAAAGGAACGCTTTCGATGTTCAAACACAAGTAAACTCACTTTGGAATTAGGATGAAACCATCATCTTGAGTTGCATGAGTTTACTGTACATATTACAATTACTTGTCAAACCTTAGTGACAATGTATTTTCTGATTCTTTCTGTTCTATTTCCATTTTAAAGTTGGACACTGGAAAAAACAATAGCTTTCACTACAGTACATatacaaataaattattaaataatttttttttaaaataaatagtcTAAATAATCTATAGTGAATGGCAAATTAAAGAAAAGCATGCACCGGCAAACAATCAACATTTGTTTTTACAAAAACACggtaaaatgaacattttaatgtctgCACAAGACAGTCACTAGTAGAAAGATTCATACCAGAACGAACAAAAAGTACCATGTGTTCTGTAAAGGTCTTACAAAGTACCCTTTGAGGTAGAGCAGTTTCCTTCAAGTTAAATGACTATTCAGGGGAAAAAAGGCTCATTAACTGTGACCTTAACATGGTACTGCCATCTTGCATCATCCTTGATGGTGTTTTGACAGTGTCACCTTTTTTCAAATGAGTGTGGTGAGATAAGTCATTTATAGTGAATCCTATTTGGTTAGCAAATAACTTTCAGCATTGACTGTGCAGATTCTGAAGCTGCTTCCACAGTAATAACATCTCTTTCGGACTTCGTCTGTGAACAAGCAGAACTGATTTATATGCACAGGGATTGTCCTTGTCTGTAAAAGAGAGATCAAAAGTTAAAAACCCCGGGTGATGGCTCGGAGTGATCCCTAGTCTGTGCAGGCACATGCCAAGATACACGTCATCAATTGGGAAAAGACGGACCCTCTCAGACACCTCTGTCAAACGTAATGCTAGTGAGCCAGAATacaccacccctccccctccagtATAAGGTGGATAGGCACCTTTGTAGAAACTTTCTGGTATGTAATATTTAGCAGATGGCTCACGGTTTGGCATTGCATTACTGATCAAATCCCCTACAAACAAATTCAAGTCTGTTTCATTAGTGTAGGCTCTCCACAGAACATGTTCCTCCCTCACCTTGTGCAGGTAATCCAGAAGAGCATCTGTTCGAACAAAGACATCATCATCGCCTTTGAAGATAAAGAATGGTGTTGGGCAGTACTGCTGGAGCCATCGCCAAAGCA
It contains:
- the LOC129164378 gene encoding heat shock protein 30-like, yielding MMVSNALRSALRPMMDFYWPVRSLWPEVRPLFNQQDVLQRTLQEMRNSLELMDRFQHQILEDTKPFRSTLVHKPVSYQLDKEGQDFGLTLDTQGFSPEELSVQQVGRKLRVRGRTEKKQEDGKGSYSYRLQEFRQEFDLPEGVNHEAVSCSLSPDGKLHIQAAKVPSVEQAERELPIKRSSEEETQQSVGSQAEDSQPETSSRS